In Chitinibacter sp. SCUT-21, a single genomic region encodes these proteins:
- a CDS encoding DUF502 domain-containing protein: MVKRSIHSILRTWLAGLLALLPLLVTVSLLAWVINLLNHYVGPSSLIGRGFAFFGQTFVKNPALEYVTGTLLLIGFIYFLGIIVQSRLKKPLAALVDRTVRRLPVIGSLYNLADRFVGLLDQKQDADIGAMSPVWCLFGGDGVAVLALMPNPEPVEIEGREYQVILVPTAPVPIGGGLLYVPKDWIRPANIGVDKLTSIYVSMGITPPPNLAKIAQGQPVMAV, from the coding sequence ATGGTTAAGCGCAGTATTCATAGTATTTTACGCACTTGGCTAGCGGGGCTTTTGGCTTTATTGCCCTTGCTGGTTACGGTTTCATTGCTGGCTTGGGTGATTAATTTACTTAATCACTATGTAGGGCCAAGTAGCTTGATAGGGCGTGGCTTTGCGTTTTTTGGCCAGACGTTTGTTAAAAACCCTGCTTTAGAGTACGTTACCGGTACTTTATTGTTGATTGGCTTTATCTATTTTCTCGGCATTATTGTTCAGTCACGCCTAAAGAAACCTCTGGCCGCTTTGGTTGATCGTACTGTGCGCCGCCTGCCAGTGATTGGCAGTTTGTATAATCTGGCCGATCGTTTTGTTGGGTTGCTCGACCAAAAACAAGATGCCGATATTGGCGCGATGAGCCCTGTGTGGTGCTTGTTTGGTGGAGATGGCGTGGCGGTGCTTGCGCTGATGCCAAATCCTGAGCCCGTTGAAATTGAAGGGCGTGAATACCAAGTAATTTTGGTGCCGACCGCGCCAGTGCCGATTGGCGGTGGTTTGCTGTATGTGCCCAAAGACTGGATACGCCCAGCCAATATTGGCGTCGATAAATTGACGAGCATTTATGTATCAATGGGCATTACGCCGCCGCCCAATTTAGCCAAAATTGCGCAAGGCCAGCCAGTGATGGCAGTCTAA
- a CDS encoding M3 family metallopeptidase yields the protein MTNPLLDFSTLPQYAAVLPEHINPALDTLLANASAAIAAAEAISEPSWDSLAVLEDPLEQLGRAWGVIGHLESVVNTPELRDAYNSNIPRISNFFTELGQNEKLFALYKAVKEREYDQLNPTRKVIIDDAIRGFVLSGAELPAEQKQRFKEIEEKLSELTTRFSQNVLDATDDFALYVSKDELVGLPDDNLAAAAAQASADGKDGLYKITLKMPSYLPVMQYVQNRPLREKLYHAYVTRASEFGKAEWDNGVLIPEILALRNESAQLLGHENFGETSLVTKMADSPEQVITFLKDLAARAKPYMLEDRAELEAFAKAEFGIEKLEAWDLALVSERLREQKYSFSEQEVKQYFTEPTVLSGLFKLISELYGLQFVPAQAPVWHTDVQYFELKNNDGSLVGGLYMDLHAREGKQGGAWMNDVRGRKLKADGSVQTPVALIVCNFASGVDGKDAMLPHDDVITLFHEMGHALHHLLTEVDELEVSGISGVEWDAVELPSQFMENFAWEWQVLPALTKHIETSEALPRELFDKMLAAKNFHSGSGLQRQLYFSIFDMALHQKSEAISAGDLTAFAQAVQQELAMPLPPEYNRFPQSFSHIFAGGYAAGYYSYKWAEVLSADAYAAFEEAADQTGSSVVNPAVGARFRKEILAVGGSRPAAESFAAFRGRAPAIDALLRHNGLSN from the coding sequence ATGACAAATCCGCTACTCGACTTTTCTACCCTGCCCCAGTATGCCGCAGTACTGCCTGAGCATATTAACCCCGCTCTCGATACCCTGCTAGCCAATGCCAGCGCTGCAATTGCTGCGGCCGAAGCGATTTCCGAGCCAAGCTGGGATAGTTTAGCCGTACTGGAAGACCCACTCGAGCAACTTGGTCGCGCATGGGGTGTGATTGGGCATTTGGAATCGGTCGTCAATACGCCAGAGCTGCGCGACGCTTATAACAGCAATATCCCACGTATCTCCAATTTTTTTACTGAGTTAGGGCAAAACGAAAAGCTATTTGCGCTGTATAAAGCGGTGAAAGAGCGTGAATACGATCAACTGAACCCTACGCGTAAAGTCATCATCGACGACGCCATTCGCGGTTTTGTGCTGTCGGGTGCTGAATTGCCGGCCGAGCAAAAGCAGCGTTTTAAAGAAATCGAAGAAAAACTCTCTGAACTGACGACACGTTTTTCGCAAAACGTGCTCGACGCGACCGACGATTTCGCGCTGTATGTAAGCAAAGACGAATTAGTCGGCCTGCCCGACGACAATCTCGCTGCAGCTGCGGCGCAAGCTAGCGCCGATGGCAAAGACGGCCTGTATAAAATCACGCTGAAAATGCCAAGCTATTTGCCAGTAATGCAATACGTGCAAAATCGCCCACTGCGCGAAAAGCTGTACCACGCCTACGTAACGCGCGCGTCTGAATTTGGCAAAGCCGAATGGGATAACGGCGTGTTGATTCCGGAAATTTTGGCGCTGCGAAATGAAAGCGCGCAATTACTCGGCCACGAAAATTTTGGCGAAACCTCATTAGTGACCAAAATGGCCGACAGCCCAGAGCAAGTGATCACTTTCCTGAAAGATCTGGCCGCGCGCGCCAAACCCTATATGTTGGAAGACCGCGCCGAATTGGAAGCTTTTGCCAAGGCTGAGTTTGGCATTGAAAAGCTCGAAGCGTGGGATTTGGCCTTGGTGTCCGAGCGTCTGCGCGAGCAGAAATACTCGTTTAGCGAGCAAGAAGTAAAACAATACTTCACCGAGCCGACGGTACTTTCTGGCTTGTTTAAATTGATTTCCGAGCTGTATGGCCTGCAATTCGTTCCTGCACAAGCGCCGGTGTGGCATACCGACGTACAGTATTTCGAACTGAAAAATAACGATGGTTCGCTAGTCGGCGGCTTGTACATGGATTTACACGCGCGCGAAGGCAAACAAGGCGGCGCGTGGATGAACGATGTGCGCGGCCGCAAACTGAAAGCCGATGGCTCAGTGCAAACTCCCGTAGCGCTGATTGTATGTAACTTCGCCAGCGGCGTTGACGGCAAAGACGCGATGTTGCCGCACGACGATGTGATTACGCTGTTCCACGAAATGGGCCACGCGTTGCATCATTTGCTGACCGAAGTCGACGAACTTGAAGTATCCGGCATCAGCGGCGTTGAGTGGGACGCGGTCGAGCTGCCTAGCCAATTTATGGAAAACTTCGCGTGGGAATGGCAGGTATTGCCGGCTTTAACTAAGCACATAGAGACTTCCGAGGCATTACCCCGCGAGCTATTCGATAAAATGTTGGCGGCGAAAAACTTCCACAGCGGCTCTGGCCTGCAACGCCAATTGTATTTCTCAATTTTCGATATGGCGCTTCATCAAAAATCCGAAGCGATTTCCGCCGGCGATTTAACTGCATTCGCCCAAGCAGTGCAGCAAGAGCTGGCGATGCCACTGCCGCCGGAATACAACCGCTTCCCGCAATCATTCAGCCATATTTTTGCTGGCGGCTATGCGGCCGGGTACTACAGCTATAAATGGGCAGAAGTACTGAGCGCCGATGCGTACGCGGCGTTTGAAGAAGCGGCTGATCAAACCGGTAGCAGCGTCGTTAACCCCGCTGTTGGTGCGCGTTTCCGCAAGGAGATTTTGGCCGTCGGTGGCTCGCGCCCCGCTGCCGAATCATTCGCCGCCTTCCGCGGCCGTGCTCCTGCGATTGACGCCTTGTTGCGCCACAATGGTTTAAGCAATTAA
- a CDS encoding gamma carbonic anhydrase family protein: protein MAIERFEAIEPQIGAGAWVHAQASVIGEVKLGDNVSIWPGAVLRGDVNHIHIGADSNVQDCSVLHTTHKRPDDPLGAPLVIGERVTVGHGVMLHGCTIGNECLIGMGTIVLDRVVIEDHVMIGAGSLVPPGKVLKSGYLYMGRPAKEVRALTKEEIAHFKYSAAHYVKLMSKYRDAI, encoded by the coding sequence ATGGCAATTGAGCGATTTGAAGCAATTGAACCGCAAATTGGTGCGGGCGCATGGGTGCACGCGCAGGCGAGTGTAATTGGTGAAGTAAAATTGGGCGACAATGTGTCGATCTGGCCCGGCGCAGTGTTGCGCGGCGACGTGAACCATATCCATATTGGTGCCGATTCCAATGTGCAAGATTGCAGCGTGCTGCACACCACGCATAAACGGCCCGATGATCCCCTTGGTGCTCCGCTAGTGATCGGCGAGCGTGTCACCGTGGGCCACGGTGTGATGTTGCATGGCTGTACCATTGGCAATGAATGCCTGATCGGCATGGGAACGATTGTGCTGGACCGCGTGGTGATTGAAGACCATGTGATGATTGGCGCGGGGTCGTTAGTGCCGCCGGGTAAAGTGCTGAAATCAGGCTATTTGTATATGGGCCGCCCCGCGAAGGAAGTGCGAGCGTTAACCAAAGAAGAAATCGCCCACTTCAAATATTCGGCCGCGCATTATGTGAAATTGATGAGTAAATACCGCGACGCAATTTGA
- the pssA gene encoding CDP-diacylglycerol--serine O-phosphatidyltransferase, producing MAKPFAMIREFHLADWFTLGNAVCGMGALFAVMSYIQLSDPLHLHFAAALIFVALVFDVLDGRIARWRQKSSALGRELDSLADVISFGVAPAVMGYACGMQGLFDRVILVFFVACGVSRLARYNITAETLSEGGDKVKYFEGTPIPTSLLLVLVLTIAVAQGAIGANLWFGKWDIAGFYLHPLALMFAISGSLMISRIKIPKL from the coding sequence ATGGCTAAACCTTTTGCGATGATTCGCGAATTTCATTTGGCAGACTGGTTTACGCTCGGCAATGCCGTTTGCGGTATGGGCGCGCTGTTTGCGGTGATGTCGTACATTCAGCTCTCCGACCCGCTTCATCTGCATTTTGCGGCGGCACTGATTTTTGTCGCGCTGGTGTTTGACGTGCTCGATGGGCGCATTGCACGCTGGCGGCAAAAATCGTCGGCCTTGGGGCGTGAGCTCGATTCGCTGGCGGATGTGATCTCGTTTGGCGTCGCACCGGCGGTGATGGGGTATGCCTGCGGGATGCAAGGTTTGTTTGATCGGGTGATTTTGGTGTTTTTTGTCGCCTGCGGCGTGTCGCGCTTGGCGCGCTATAACATCACCGCTGAGACCTTATCTGAAGGTGGCGATAAAGTAAAATACTTCGAAGGCACGCCGATTCCTACGTCTTTACTGCTGGTGCTGGTGCTAACAATTGCAGTGGCGCAGGGGGCGATTGGTGCGAATTTATGGTTTGGTAAATGGGATATCGCGGGTTTTTATTTGCATCCACTCGCGTTAATGTTTGCTATCTCTGGCTCATTAATGATTAGCCGCATTAAAATTCCTAAGCTGTAA